From the Methanoculleus caldifontis genome, the window GTTCGTGATCATCGCCCTGCGATCGGCCGACGATCCGGCCCCGATGTCGTTTACCTCGCGGCCGAGGAAGATGCTCGTCCGGGTGAGCGTGTCGTAGCCGTCGTCCGCCGCGGTCAGGTTGATCGTGCGGGGGGCCGAGTCCGCCGGGCCGGCAATCCCGACGGTCGCGTTGGTCCCGACCGGCGCCCGGGTCAGGAACCGCAGCCTGTGGAGGAGGAAGCCCTCGGCGGTCGAGGGCTTGACCGGGGCCCAGATGATCGAGGTCGCGTTGATCGCCTCCCCGACCGGCCGGCCGTTCCAGGAGACCACCTCGTCGCCGAACCGGATCCCCGCCCGCTCCGCATCGCTCCCGTCTGCGACGTAGGCCACGATGACCCTGCCGGAGTCGAGCCCTGCGACGGCGAGCCCGTAGCCACCGCCGATATCGGCATACTTCGCCCCGAAATCATCGCGGGCGGCGGCCATGACGTGCCCGTCGGGAATGGCGTAGGCGAACTCGCGGAGCGTCCGGTAGTAGGAGGCGTTATCCCGGTTCCTCTCGGCCTCCGCGATCTCCGGCGCATATCTCGCATACAGCCCGCCCCAGTCGACGCCGCGCCACTCCGTGAAGGCGTAACGCTCTTCCATGTAGGCGCACGTCTCGCGGAAGGCGTCGCTCCAGGACATATTGCTGAAGTCGGGGACCTCTTCCGTCAGGTTGGCTATGATGGGCGCGTAAGACGCCATCATCTCCTCGTCGTAGGCCGTCTCGTTGTTTCGCTCGAACGGGATGGAGGCGTCCGCCCATACCATCCCGCACGAGTCGGTGTAGAGGCCAGCGGATGCCGGCGCCACGAGAATGAGGAGCAGGAAGAGGACGGTCATCCCGGCCACCGTCCGGCTCAAAGGTTCGGTAAACATGATATTTCTCAGTGATTCATCTTCTCCGGCGGAATTTGGCCTTTGCGTTTCCTTCCGGGAGGTGCAGCCCGGCACCTCTTCCCCGTCAGGACTGCAACGGTTCCCTGCCGGCCGCGGAGGGCGATCCCGCCCCTATTGACTCGACAATTCCCCGGAAATGCCAGCAGACCAGAGCAAGGAGGATGTAGACCGCCGCGGCCGCCCACCCGAACTCCCCGGTGATCATCACCGACTCCGGGGTCTCCATCGTGAGGAGCGGGTAGAACTGCTGGATGAAGTAGTTCCAGAACCCGTGGAAGAGGACGGCCGGAAGAATGCTCCCCGACCGGAGACGGAGCCAGGCAAGGATGATCCCTGCGCCCATGACCGACGGGACGAAGACCGCGAGCGAGTACCAGAGCGGGCCCGCCCCGTGGTAGGTGGAGAAGACGATCAGGGGGAAGTGCCACACGGCCCAGATGGCGCTGGAGAGGAGAGCGAGTTTCGTAAACCCCATGAACTTCGCCATCTCCGGGACGAGGAGCCCGCGCCACCCGATCTCCTCTCCTGCGGCAGCGAAGAGGCTGAAGACGATCGAGACGAGAAAGACCGGGATGAATCCCGTGCTGAAGACCATTGCAGCCCCCTCATGATTAAACGACCCGATCCCGGTCGCCCAGACCGGGCCGAATATCAGGAGGCCGACGAGGATGGGGAGGAAGGCTGCGACCGCCAGCCACCGGCCCTCTCCCACCCGGAACCCGAATCCCCCCGGGTTACGCTGGAAGTAGAGCCGCGTTACGACGGCGGCGATGCCCGGACACCACATCGTGAAGACGGTGGAGAGGAGAAGCGCCTCCACCGCCGTGCTCCGGGTCGTAAAGAGCCAGCCGATACTGCTCAGGGCAAACGCAAGCACCAGAAAGACGATGACTTCCCGTCGCGCCGTCGACGGAGAGCGGGGGTCGTAAGGGTGCCCAGGAGCGGGGGATCTCATGAATCACCGTCTCACGTGCGGGGCAATATACCTGCAGGTTTTGTTCCCGTCCGGTGTGCGCGTTCGCGGGCAAAAGGCGGCTGCCGGACGGTAGGAGTGCCCAACAGCGGAATTGTGAGGGCTATCGGCCGCTCGGCGGCGGATACGCGACGAGCCCCTCCTTGACGCCCCGGACAA encodes:
- a CDS encoding S41 family peptidase → MFTEPLSRTVAGMTVLFLLLILVAPASAGLYTDSCGMVWADASIPFERNNETAYDEEMMASYAPIIANLTEEVPDFSNMSWSDAFRETCAYMEERYAFTEWRGVDWGGLYARYAPEIAEAERNRDNASYYRTLREFAYAIPDGHVMAAARDDFGAKYADIGGGYGLAVAGLDSGRVIVAYVADGSDAERAGIRFGDEVVSWNGRPVGEAINATSIIWAPVKPSTAEGFLLHRLRFLTRAPVGTNATVGIAGPADSAPRTINLTAADDGYDTLTRTSIFLGREVNDIGAGSSADRRAMITNDTVTYRTLPGGIAYIAVYEEFYDVYQPFRAAVKDAIAKGAPGVVVDLRYNMGGDDNLAAAFAGWFVNRSVFYEYGTTYDPGTGEFPVLWESWTEPRPDRYTGPVALLVSPYTISSGEGLPKVFAESGTGAIVSWYGTNGAFGMESMGPVLPLGILTAFPTGSSLDESGSIQVDSNASLLGGVAPTVRVPLDEETLARAMAGEDVQLSYAVDWIWTQAESTTAEPSAVPTRAAAGWVVPLAALMGLAVWFGRR
- a CDS encoding CPBP family intramembrane glutamic endopeptidase produces the protein MRSPAPGHPYDPRSPSTARREVIVFLVLAFALSSIGWLFTTRSTAVEALLLSTVFTMWCPGIAAVVTRLYFQRNPGGFGFRVGEGRWLAVAAFLPILVGLLIFGPVWATGIGSFNHEGAAMVFSTGFIPVFLVSIVFSLFAAAGEEIGWRGLLVPEMAKFMGFTKLALLSSAIWAVWHFPLIVFSTYHGAGPLWYSLAVFVPSVMGAGIILAWLRLRSGSILPAVLFHGFWNYFIQQFYPLLTMETPESVMITGEFGWAAAAVYILLALVCWHFRGIVESIGAGSPSAAGREPLQS